A genomic segment from Ptychodera flava strain L36383 chromosome 23 unlocalized genomic scaffold, AS_Pfla_20210202 Scaffold_23__1_contigs__length_28996876_pilon, whole genome shotgun sequence encodes:
- the LOC139123844 gene encoding uncharacterized protein, producing MRKAEQFIIKLVQKKAFVQEILTLPPKRKEEDEAKNLRSLVKKTSSLYRFDPYIDKDGIVRVGGRIRRANLPREITHPVLLPKQEHITKLVIAHYHEKIGHPGCGMTINEIRSSGYWIIASTAAVSSHIWKCVRCRKLRRPTQLQRMSDLPKDRLEPAPPFTYSAVDYFSPFYVKENERKRKDMACYSPA from the coding sequence ATGCGCAAGGCAGAGCAATTCATCataaaattggtgcaaaagaaAGCTTTCGTCCAAGAGATCCTGACTCTCCCACCGAAGAGAAAGGAAGAGGACGAAGCAAAAAATCTTCGATCTCTGGTGAAGAAGACGAGCTCCCTCTATCGCTTTGATCCATATATTGATAAAGACGGTATTGTTCGAGTTGGCGGTAGAATTCGACGAGCAAATCTTCCACGAGAAATAACCCACCCTGTGTTGCTGCCGAAACAAGAACACATCACGAAGTTAGTGATTGCTCATTACCATGAGAAGATAGGCCATCCAGGATGCGGTATGACAATAAATGAGATACGTTCGTCCGGGTATTGGATAATTGCGTCCACGGCCGCCGTAAGCTCCCACATATGGAAATGTGTAAGATGCAGAAAGCTGCGGAGACCTACCCAACTACAGCGAATGTCAGACCTACCGAAAGACAGGCTAGAACCAGCCCCACCATTCACCTACAGCGCAGTGGACTATTTCAGTCCATTCTATGTGAAAGAAAACGAAAGGAAGAGAAAAGATATGGCGTGCTATTCACCTGCCTGA
- the LOC139123843 gene encoding uncharacterized protein — translation MSDIIDKGYAERVPTDDEPQTDGQRWYIPHHGVYHPKKPGKIRVVFDRSAEYHRETLNSHLLQGPDLTNELIGVLCHFRQEPIAFTCDIEAMFHQVGVDVKHRDYLRFLWYENGNLDNEPTEYRLFGATSSPGCVNFALKTTADLYEKDYGKDAADFVRRDFYVYEGLKSVREPSEAINLIESSRQLCQRGGLNCTSTYRTTRKSSIVFLQHNELRTYKPSTFVARTYQSSACWVCNGVESDTFQFRVQLKDKPLTRRGILSTVSSVYDPLGLVSPLLLGGRHILQELCKDGADWDDPIPENTMIKWEKWRRDILLLSSLKIPRCYKPNNFG, via the coding sequence ATGAGTGACATCATAGACAAAGGGTATGCAGAAAGGGTACCCACCGATGATGAGCCACAGACAGACGGTCAACGATGGTACATTCCACATCACGGCGTGTATCACCCGAAGAAGCCAGGTAAAATACGAGTGGTATTTGACCGCAGCGCTGAATATCACAGAGAGACACTGAACAGCCACCTGCTTCAAGGACCAGATCTGACAAACGAGTTGATCGGAGTTTTGTGTCACTTCAGACAAGAACCGATAGCATTCACTTGCGACATCGAAGCGATGTTCCACCAAGTTGGAGTTGACGTTAAACACCGTGATTACCTGAGATTTCTTTGGTACGAGAACGGCAACCTTGATAACGAGCCCACTGAATACAGACTGTTTGGAGCAACGTCCTCACCAGGCTGTGTAAACTTCGCCCTCAAGACGACAGCTGACCTTTATGAAAAGGACTATGGTAAAGATGCTGCTGACTTCGTTAGAAGAGACTTCTACGTCTACGAGGGGTTGAAGTCAGTCCGAGAGCCGTCCGAGGCAATTAACCTGATTGAGAGCAGCCGACAACTGTGTCAGAGAGGCGGCTTAAATTGCACAAGTACATATCGAACAACAAGGAAGTCATCGATAGTATTCCTCCAGCACAACGAGCTAAGGACATACAAACCATCGACCTTCGTTGCCAGAACCTACCAATCGAGTGCATGCTGGGTGTGCAATGGTGTCGAGTCCGACACTTTCCAATTTCGAGTCCAGCTGAAGGACAAACCACTGACAAGACGAGGCATCTTATCGACAGTAAGTTCGGTGTACGATCCCCTCGGACTTGTATCCCCACTACTTCTCGGAGGCAGACACATACTGCAAGAATTATGCAAAGACGGTGCCGACTGGGATGATCCGATACCAGAAAACACCATGATTAAGTGGGAAAAATGGAGAAGAGACATACTTCTTCTATCAAGTTTGAAGATACCAAGATGTTACAAGCCTAACAACTTTGGTTAA